GATGATGTGAGTGCGGAACTGCAGCAAGTCTTCCGGCCATCCGTTCAGCCTTATCTTCGGTCGTGGATGGCGTATGACCCCATTGAACAAATCGAACAACTCAACGCCGAGACGCTGATCATCGGCGGTACACGCGATTTGCAAGTGCCAATAACAGACGCTGAACTATTGCACGAAGCGAAGCCTGGCTCTGAATTATTGATTGTCGACGACATGAACCATGTGCTGAAATCTGTACCGGATGACGAAGAAGCCAATCTAGCGGCTTATGCCGACCCCGAATTGCCGCTTGCAGATGGTTTGTTGGAACGAATTGCGGAGTTTGTGAAAAACTAAAAAGAAAAGGCGGCACCCCGTGGGATGCCGCCTTTTCTTTTACTACTTGAGTTCTCTTACCAAAGTATGGGCAAAGCGGTCATGCGGCATTTGTTCGCCCATGTCTCGGCCGCGTTCTTTGTACCATTCGAGCGGCATAATTGAATCACGATAAGCAAGGCGTTTAAAGATTTGCTGATTGGTCAGTTCCCCTCCGTCTTCGCTTTCGATCTTGATGCCCGCTACTTTGTGTCCGATTGTCTGGCCGCGCGTCTTCAACTGCACATATTCCAATCCCCAAGCCAAAGCGGTCGGCGTGATAAGCGCATGCACCCATTCCTGCTTGAACTTTTTACGGAGCAGCGGTTCGATGATTCCGTTCACCGCAGCGCATACCGCAAAATCGATGGCAATGGCTTTGCCGCGCTTTTTCGTCAATGCATCCATCTTCCATTCCCCTTTCTTCCTCATTGCTTTCATTATAACGCTTAGGTTCGGCAAAGACAGCAGGGGCTGTATGCGTTATGATAAGGAAAACTCAAGGAAAACGAGGTGGCACGCATGGCATTTTTAGTGATTTGGCTGATGATGATTACATACGCTGTCTTTTTCGCGCCATCGGGTTCTGGCGGATACGAATTCGGCCCGCTGCTCATGGGAGACTGGGAAGGTGTCGACCCGCTCATTCTCGCCGTTTTCAACTCACTTGGCATTTTCCCACTCGTCTTTTTGACGCTGCTTGTGCCAAATGACCGCTTCCGCTGGCCGGCGTGGCCGTTTGCGCTTGTATCATTCGGGGTTGGGGCATTCTCGCTATTGCCGTATTTCGCATTCGGCAACAAGCCGCCTGAGAAAACACGCCGCGGGCCGAACTGGCTGCACCGTATCCTGCGCTCAAAAGCGTGGCTGATCTTTGTTGCCGCCATCAGCATCATCAATTTCCTCACCGTCTTCCGCGGCTTCTCGCCGAAAACCTACGCGGAAGCGTTCCAGACGTCCAGTTTGGTATCGGTCATGACCATCGACTGGTTCGTGTTATGGGGCTTGTCGGTTTATGCCACGTACCGCTTATTGCCGGACGCACGCTTCAAGCAATTGGCCTTGCTGCCGGTCGTTGGGCCGATTTTGGTCGTATTGTTTAACCGCACAACAAATAAAGAGCATTAAAAACGTTCCCGGCATCATGCTGGGAACGTTTTTTTATGGCGATTTCATTTATTGCAAGATGCCGCCGGCGTTTTTCTGTTTGTCCGCCGCCCACTCGTACGAACCTTCGTGTAAGGTCAGAGTTTGGTGTTCAATCCAAGCGACTTTTGTGAACAGCTTTTGCAGAAAATAGCGGTCGTGGCTGATCGCGATAATCGTGCCGTTAAACTCCTTTAACGTTTCCTCAAGCACTTCGCGCGATTCGATGTCGAGGTGGTTGGTTGGCTCATCCAATACGAGAACATTGCAGTCTTCTTGCATGAGCTGAGCGAGACGCAGACGCATCTTCTCGCCGCCGCTGAGGTCTTTGACGCGCTTGAAGACGTCGTGGCCATAGAACAAAAATTGCGCAAGCACATGACGGGCATCGCCTTCGGTCATCGACAAATGCTCACGGAACGCCTCGATGACCCGTGCCTCCCCGTCAAACGCTTCAAACTGCTGGGCGAGATAGCCGATTTTGACATTGCTGCCGCGGCGTACTTCCCCGCCGACCGGCTCGATTTCGCCCAATAAAATTTTCAACAAAGTTGATTTGCCGGTGCCGTTGTCGCCGACAATCGCCAGGCGATCCTGCCAGTAAACCGACAAGTCAACATCGGCAAACAACACCTCGTCGCCGAAACCGTGAAACACCTCCTGCAGCTCGAAGACTCGTTTGCCGCTACGGTCCTTGGCTTGCAATTTTAAGTTCATCGCCTTTTCCGCTGCTGGCCGTTTGACTAGTTGCATACGCTCAAGCATTTTCTCCATCATTTTCGCCTTGCGAAACAGATCGGGGTTCGGCGGTGAGGCTTCATTCGCCCATTGGCGCAGGCGGCGGATCGATTCTTTGATCTTTTGGATTTTCTTCTGCTGCTCTTTATACGCTGCAAATTGCTGCTCCATTTTTGCCTGCTTATTGCGTAAATAGGCGTCATAATCGCCTTTGCTTTCCCAAATTTCGCCGTCTTCAATTTCGTAAACCTTGTTTACGACATGGTTCAAAAACTGACGGTCATGCGAAATAACGACGACCGATCCGTTGTAATACTCCAAATAATGTTCCAGCCATTCAATCGCTGATAAATCCAAGTGATTGGTTGGTTCATCGAGCAAGAGAACAGATGGTTTGCTTAAAATAAGCTGTGCGAGCATGACTTTCGTCTTCTCGCCGCCACTCAGCGCGTCAAACGGCTGCTCGATCAGCGAAGTGATGCCAAGGCCATTCGCTACCGCTGCGATTTTGGATTCTGTTTCGTATCCGCCCGCTTCCATAAACTGCTCCTGCAATTCGCCGTATTGCCGCAATATCCGTTCATCGGCACTGCTTGCCAAATGCTGCTCAAGCTCACTCAGCCGGCTTTGCATGGCGTGCAAGGCGCTGAAGCTTTCATTTAAGACTTCGTATACGCTGTATTCCGGATAGTCCGGGATTTGGTGCAGATAGCCGATTCGGGTATTTTTTGTCCGGATGATGGTGCCGGCATCCGGCTCTTCCAGTCCCGCCAATAGCTGGAACAAAGTCGTTTTGCCTGAGCCGTTGCGGCCGACCACTGCAATGCGTTCTTGTTCATTGATTTCAATCGATAGATTGGTGAAGATTTCATTGCCGCCGATGGATTTGGTTAATTGTTGTGCCGTAATTTGCATGATTGACGCCTCCAGGGCGCAGCTTGAAAATCGGTACAAAAAAAAGACCGCCCGTATCAGGCAGTCTTTCACACTAGTGAAAAGAATGTCAGATATCAGCTGCGCGTGATTTTAAATTGACTACAAAAGGGCAGACTTCTCCCGTTGGCGTCAAATCAAACGTAATGACACGCGTGAAATACAAAGCTTCCTCCATTTTCACACCCATCACCGCAGCACATTTCTCCATTCTTCTCACCTCCGTTTCGTTGAATTATTTCAATATTATCACACTTTTCTGTGAAGGGGAATATTCAATGCTGTCTTTTCGCGAGATTCGACTTCAGCCAATACGTTTATAAGCTCTCCAAAGCCTTCAATCACCACATCCGCCTCTTTCAATTCCTGTTCCTGCGCAAAATCAAAACGGCAGCCAACCGCCACAAAGTTGTTCGCTTTCGCCGCGCGGATATCGGACAAGCGATCTCCGACAACCGCGCCGTCGGTCACCGCGTATTTCT
This is a stretch of genomic DNA from Planococcus maritimus. It encodes these proteins:
- a CDS encoding RDD family protein gives rise to the protein MRKKGEWKMDALTKKRGKAIAIDFAVCAAVNGIIEPLLRKKFKQEWVHALITPTALAWGLEYVQLKTRGQTIGHKVAGIKIESEDGGELTNQQIFKRLAYRDSIMPLEWYKERGRDMGEQMPHDRFAHTLVRELK
- the abc-f gene encoding ribosomal protection-like ABC-F family protein, producing MQITAQQLTKSIGGNEIFTNLSIEINEQERIAVVGRNGSGKTTLFQLLAGLEEPDAGTIIRTKNTRIGYLHQIPDYPEYSVYEVLNESFSALHAMQSRLSELEQHLASSADERILRQYGELQEQFMEAGGYETESKIAAVANGLGITSLIEQPFDALSGGEKTKVMLAQLILSKPSVLLLDEPTNHLDLSAIEWLEHYLEYYNGSVVVISHDRQFLNHVVNKVYEIEDGEIWESKGDYDAYLRNKQAKMEQQFAAYKEQQKKIQKIKESIRRLRQWANEASPPNPDLFRKAKMMEKMLERMQLVKRPAAEKAMNLKLQAKDRSGKRVFELQEVFHGFGDEVLFADVDLSVYWQDRLAIVGDNGTGKSTLLKILLGEIEPVGGEVRRGSNVKIGYLAQQFEAFDGEARVIEAFREHLSMTEGDARHVLAQFLFYGHDVFKRVKDLSGGEKMRLRLAQLMQEDCNVLVLDEPTNHLDIESREVLEETLKEFNGTIIAISHDRYFLQKLFTKVAWIEHQTLTLHEGSYEWAADKQKNAGGILQ